In the Euphorbia lathyris chromosome 5, ddEupLath1.1, whole genome shotgun sequence genome, one interval contains:
- the LOC136228809 gene encoding acyl-CoA--sterol O-acyltransferase 1-like: MEELKNLVKLWCSVLVSLCYSYGIGLAIPKGMKRLILIVPIICLFLYLPLLLSSVNFSGLTSFMIAWIANFKLLLFAFGKGPLSSDPPIPLLSFIALAALPIQIKEKSHQNTKSDHKTPLNYAVKIIIAAIVLQINNYSHKIHPYIMVFINVTQMYVCLELALAVMAGLAQFVIGLDLEPQFNEPYLATSLQEFWSRRWNRMVPIILKPTVYEPVRSLATRVVGRKWAPVPAIFGTFFVSALMHELVFYHLGREMPNWDLTWFFLIQGFTVAAEVAFKKLCGERWHLPPLISWCFTMAFIFITGRRFFLPQLHRCNAFERGNVEYGAVMNFIQNSTKNFRSVI, encoded by the coding sequence atggagGAGTTGAAAAACTTGGTAAAGCTATGGTGTTCAGTTTTGGTATCTTTGTGCTATAGCTATGGTATAGGATTAGCAATTCCCAAAGGAATGAAAAGACTAATTTTGATAGTCCCAATTATATGTCTGTTTCTatatcttcctcttcttctttcctCCGTTAATTTCTCAGGGCTCACATCTTTCATGATAGCTTGGATTGCTAATTTCAAGCTCCTCCTCTTCGCTTTCGGCAAAGGCCCTCTTTCCTCCGATCCTCCCATTCCTCTTCTCAGTTTCATCGCTCTCGCCGCTCTCCCCAtccaaatcaaagaaaaatCACACCAAAACACCAAATCTGATCATAAAACACCTCTCAATTATGCAGTCAAAATCATTATCGCTGCAATTGTCTTACAAATCAACAATTATAGTCACAAAATCCACCCATACATCATGGTTTTTATCAATGTTACTCAAATGTATGTTTGTCTTGAGCTAGCCTTAGCCGTAATGGCTGGGTTAGCTCAGTTCGTGATTGGTCTAGATCTGGAGCCACAGTTCAACGAGCCTTACTTAGCCACTTCATTGCAAGAGTTCTGGAGCAGAAGATGGAACCGTATGGTTCCGATTATTCTCAAGCCCACGGTGTATGAACCGGTTCGGAGTTTAGCTACTCGTGTAGTCGGGAGGAAGTGGGCTCCGGTACCGGCAATTTTCGGGACTTTTTTTGTTTCGGCTTTGATGCATGAGTTGGTGTTTTATCATCTTGGCCGGGAAATGCCGAATTGGGATTTAACGTGGTTCTTTCTGATTCAGGGATTTACTGTGGCGGCTGAGGTTGCTTTTAAGAAACTATGTGGTGAGAGATGGCATTTGCCTCCACTGATCTCGTGGTGTTTCACCAtggcttttatttttatcaccGGACGTAGGTTTTTCTTGCCGCAGTTGCACCGTTGTAATGCTTTTGAAAGGGGAAATGTAGAGTATGGTGCtgttatgaatttcattcagaATTCTACTAAGAATTTTAGGTCTGTAATCTGA